From the genome of Spinacia oleracea cultivar Varoflay chromosome 2, BTI_SOV_V1, whole genome shotgun sequence, one region includes:
- the LOC110796369 gene encoding F-box/kelch-repeat protein At3g06240-like, whose amino-acid sequence MAAVLPLDIIIEIFLRLPVKSLVNFKRVCKSWRTLITDPKFTHLHLQLSNANANSSNRFFILKCNSSHELLYRVDLDNPTTSPPLKITLFSTQIEYSHIVGSCNGLVCLYAYVNHWIVVLLNPTTLTFSIVPDFETSNSNGIGFGFDSKNNDYKFVSIKRNPTPLYDFPIKVMIYSFKDNSRRSIGHGGFYVGKYYSYMNPVIHGALLDNHLLHWILHSRNSGKRVIACLDLCSEEWTEIEVPNCVSRLLYSDFKEYLSVYKGNSLCLVVQNILPCSVSLWVLKEYGVKDSWVKFTVTDYRFQPLFSRFDYIGLPMAFKHQIWNRDYPKSNWCAQVCLESLVTVGDCQTTTFDIIKKKKSSLSLTSARKFLKEMFS is encoded by the coding sequence ATGGCAGCCGTTCTCCCCCTAGACATTATCATAGAGATATTCCTCCGTTTACCAGTAAAGTCTCTTGTAAATTTCAAAAGGGTATGCAAATCATGGCGAACCCTAATAACCGACCCAAAATTCACCCATCTCCACCTCCAACTTTCAAACGCGAATGCAAACTCCAGTAATCGATTCTTCATCCTAAAATGCAACTCTTCACACGAGCTGTTATACCGTGTCGACCTCGACAATCCGACGACATCACCTCCTCTCAAAATAACCCTTTTCAGCACCCAAATAGAGTATTCACACATCGTTGGGTCTTGCAATGGGTTAGTGTGTTTATACGCCTATGTGAATCATTGGATTGTAGTTTTACTTAACCCTACAACTCTCACCTTCTCTATTGTTCCTGATTTTGAAACCTCCAACTCTAATGGCATTGGGTTTGGATTTGATTCCAAAAACAACGACTATAAATTTGTTAGCATTAAAAGGAATCCTACACCTTTATACGATTTTCCAATAAAAGTCATGATTTATAGTTTTAAGGATAATTCAAGGAGGTCCATTGGCCACGGGGGATTTTATGTTGGAAAATATTACTCCTATATGAATCCTGTTATCCACGGAGCTCTCCTCGACAATCATCTCCTACATTGGATCTTACATTCGCGTAATTCTGGCAAACGTGTGATTGCGTGTTTAGATCTTTGTTCGGAGGAATGGACTGAAATCGAAGTTCCTAATTGTGTGTCTAGACTTCTATATTCCGATTTTAAGGAATATTTAAGTGTTTACAAAGGCAACAGTTTGTGTTTGGTAGTTCAGAATATTTTACCTTGTAGCGTTTCTTTATGGGTGTTAAAGGAATACGGGGTGAAAGATTCTTGGGTAAAGTTTACAGTTACGGATTACAGATTCCAGCCACTTTTCTCCCGTTTTGATTACATAGGCCTTCCAATGGCATTTAAACATCAAATTTGGAACAGAGATTATCCTAAATCAAATTGGTGTGCACAAGTCTGTTTGGAGAGTCTAGTCACTGTTGGAGATTGCCAAACAACAACTTTTGACATcatcaagaagaagaagagcTCACTAAGCTTAACAAGTGCGCGTAAATTCCTTAAAGAAATGTTTTCGTGA